A stretch of Gouania willdenowi chromosome 21, fGouWil2.1, whole genome shotgun sequence DNA encodes these proteins:
- the sec22a gene encoding vesicle-trafficking protein SEC22a, which produces MSMVLFASVVRVRDGLPLSASTDYEQDKELQETKKHLKGLSKKLSQFPDRCTLKSGAYNVNFTSALGVGYLMVCTANYPNVLAFCFLDELQKEFIVTYETKRINDVVRPYSFIEFDTFIQKTKQRYNSPRSLSTKINLADMQTEIKLRPPYQLSPEDLQAVNGFSVQAQSKYKGIAPTQMLEPVTLPGIVSCVLSVLCGGLNLLRGVHAIESILQNDDEDFNYVIAFFLGTAACLYQCYLFVYFSVWRNSKSFLAFALICLSNMYLYELRNMWQILFHVAVGAFMTLQIRLRQPLGKAPDYNV; this is translated from the exons ATGTCGATGGTGTTGTTTGCTTCAGTGGTCCGGGTCAGGGATGGCCTGCCTTTATCTGCATCCACTGACTACGAGCAGGACAAAGAGCTCCAAGAAACCAAAAAACACCTTAAAGGTCTCTCCAAGAAACTAAGCCAGTTTCCTGATCGCTGCACGCTCAAGTCTGGAGCGTACAATGTCAA tTTCACGAGTGCGCTGGGAGTGGGATACCTGATGGTGTGTACAGCAAACTACCCCAATGTACTGGCTTTTTGTTTCCTGGATGAGCTGCAGAAGGAGTTCATCGTCACTTATGAAACCAAACGCATCAACGACGTTGTGCGGCCGTACTCCTTCATCGAGTTTG ACACCTTCATCCAGAAGACCAAGCAGCGCTACAACAGCCCTCGATCCCTGTCCACCAAGATCAACCTGGCCGACATGCAGACGGAGATCAAGCTGCGGCCCCCCTATCAGCTCTCCCCTGAGGACCTGCAAGCTGTCAACGGGTTCTCAGTTCAGGCTCAATCCAAGTACAAAGGCATCG CTCCCACGCAGATGTTGGAGCCAGTAACACTGCCAGGGATCGTTTCTTGTGTCCTAAGTGTCCTCTGTGGAGGGTTGAACCTGCTGCGAGGGGTCCATGCTATTGAGAGCATACTGCAG AATGATGATGAAGACTTTAATTATGTGATTGCCTTCTTCCTGGGCACAGCAGCCTGTCTATATCAG TGCTACCTGTTTGTCTACTTCTCTGTGTGGAGGAACAGTAAATCCTTCCTGGCGTTTGCACTCATCTGTCTGTCCAACATGTATCTGTATGAACTGAGGAACATGTGGCAGATCCTTTTTCACGTGGCCGTCGGAGCCTTTATGACGCTGCAGATCCGACTGAGGCAGCCGTTGGGGAAAGCTCCAGACTACAATGTGTGA